Proteins encoded within one genomic window of Akkermansiaceae bacterium:
- the mrdA gene encoding penicillin-binding protein 2, protein MLKFRSFHGLLAAAITSGPLLPAQDLASKELAGIAPPGGKSASEGSIQSRKDARTITLKIPAPRGQIVDREGNPFAQNEVAYQVALQYKQFEVADQDFVVNWGRQRLDALHGLVKNTITKTDAELYDHYRHRRWLPLLVSGQMSAKEAKALEPKLTAGLTLQAVYRRHYPGGDSAAHIVGYTGSVGKLPTGPINFNEPLWEESEGRDGLEKLFEKELTGEPAMKKLLFDESGAKLQEEQIGRPKPGGTVVTTLNLKWQRLAEEVLRKGCRRGALVVLDVVTGEVLVMASRPSFDLNTFIPGISKTDYEALENDPSAPLYGRAFKSLYPPASTFKPLVALAALDNGVVTENSTIYCPASITFGNHTMWNHNRKAEGSINVKRAIARSTNPWFYQVGVDVGPTAFLDIARRLGMGSKTGLPLIGEAEGIVPNDQYMMRVHKRRILDGDTANMSIGQGDLLASPLQVAQAMAGIANGGVLPKLQLVSQVQDTRGKVVRATLPERRNWLGTKPEAVEIVREGMRDVVNSGYGTGRSAGLSYTTLCGKTGTAQWGPPSKNQRLAWFAGFLPFDNPRYAFAVLYEGRPNEVVSGGRMAAPMVRNFFEPIKDDIKDIIAPPKKALLVIEESDEAMDTPGNTEGQETPLINPDGTLVEEPRRAVIVEEEMEEAPEDMPIRALPVGEDEEVDDAGVIE, encoded by the coding sequence ATGTTGAAATTCCGCTCATTCCACGGACTGCTGGCCGCCGCCATCACCAGCGGGCCGCTGCTTCCGGCACAGGATCTCGCTTCGAAGGAACTGGCGGGCATCGCACCTCCGGGCGGCAAATCCGCGAGCGAGGGTTCCATCCAGTCGCGGAAGGATGCCAGGACCATCACGCTCAAGATCCCCGCTCCGCGTGGCCAGATCGTGGACCGGGAGGGAAATCCCTTCGCCCAGAACGAGGTGGCCTACCAGGTCGCGCTGCAGTACAAGCAGTTCGAGGTGGCGGACCAGGATTTCGTCGTGAACTGGGGCCGCCAGCGTCTGGACGCCCTCCATGGGCTGGTCAAGAATACCATCACGAAGACCGACGCGGAGCTGTATGACCACTACCGCCACCGCCGCTGGCTGCCGTTGCTGGTTTCCGGCCAGATGAGCGCGAAGGAAGCGAAGGCGCTGGAGCCGAAGCTGACGGCGGGTCTGACGCTGCAGGCGGTGTACCGCCGCCACTATCCCGGCGGGGATTCCGCGGCGCACATCGTCGGCTACACCGGCAGTGTGGGCAAACTGCCGACGGGGCCGATCAATTTCAACGAGCCCCTGTGGGAGGAAAGCGAAGGCCGTGACGGGCTGGAGAAACTTTTCGAAAAGGAACTGACGGGTGAGCCCGCGATGAAGAAGCTGCTCTTTGACGAGAGCGGGGCGAAGCTGCAGGAAGAACAGATCGGGCGGCCGAAGCCGGGCGGCACGGTGGTCACCACGCTGAACCTGAAGTGGCAGAGGCTTGCCGAAGAAGTGCTGCGGAAAGGCTGCCGGCGCGGCGCGCTGGTGGTGCTGGACGTGGTGACGGGGGAGGTGCTGGTGATGGCGTCCCGCCCTTCGTTCGATCTCAACACGTTCATCCCGGGCATCAGCAAAACGGACTACGAGGCGCTGGAGAATGATCCGTCCGCGCCGCTCTATGGCCGTGCGTTCAAGTCCCTCTACCCGCCCGCCTCCACCTTCAAGCCGCTGGTGGCCCTCGCCGCACTCGACAACGGCGTGGTGACGGAGAACTCGACCATCTATTGCCCCGCCTCGATCACCTTCGGCAACCACACGATGTGGAACCACAACCGCAAGGCGGAAGGCTCCATCAACGTGAAACGTGCCATCGCCCGCTCCACCAACCCGTGGTTCTATCAGGTGGGTGTGGATGTGGGACCCACCGCTTTCCTGGACATCGCCAGACGGCTGGGCATGGGATCGAAAACCGGCCTTCCCCTCATCGGTGAGGCGGAGGGAATCGTGCCGAACGACCAATACATGATGCGGGTCCACAAGCGCAGGATCCTGGACGGTGACACGGCGAACATGTCGATCGGCCAGGGAGACCTGCTGGCGTCCCCGCTGCAGGTCGCGCAGGCGATGGCAGGCATCGCCAACGGCGGCGTGCTGCCGAAGCTCCAGTTGGTCAGCCAGGTGCAGGACACCCGGGGCAAAGTGGTGCGCGCCACCCTGCCGGAGCGGCGCAACTGGTTGGGGACGAAACCGGAGGCGGTTGAGATCGTCCGCGAAGGCATGCGGGATGTGGTGAACTCCGGCTACGGCACCGGCCGCAGCGCGGGCCTCAGCTACACCACGCTCTGCGGGAAGACCGGCACCGCCCAGTGGGGTCCGCCTTCCAAGAACCAGCGGCTCGCCTGGTTCGCGGGATTTCTCCCGTTCGACAATCCACGGTATGCGTTCGCGGTCCTCTACGAAGGCCGTCCTAACGAAGTGGTGTCCGGTGGCAGGATGGCCGCCCCGATGGTGAGGAACTTTTTTGAACCCATCAAAGATGACATCAAGGACATCATCGCTCCGCCGAAGAAGGCGCTCCTTGTCATCGAGGAGTCGGACGAAGCCATGGACACCCCGGGGAATACCGAGGGCCAGGAAACTCCGCTGATCAACCCGGACGGCACGCTGGTGGAGGAACCGCGGCGCGCCGTGATCGTGGAGGAAGAGATGGAGGAAGCCCCGGAAGACATGCCCATCCGCGCCCTCCCCGTGGGAGAGGATGAGGAAGTGGATGACGCTGGTGTGATCGAGTGA
- a CDS encoding M48 family metallopeptidase, protein MTDWNFLTITIMIALFALWKLEFAATILNLKSFPSKVPADLEGVMDSGKLENARAYLIANSRFHLVESMASLVVLLVFWLAGGFNWLDEVARSMGGNEVVTGLIFLSLLMLGQSLASLPFQIYGTFVIEQKFGFNRSTPAVFLMDRLKGLLLAVVLGLPIGAAVLWIFGNVPHAWLWAWAIVTAFQLLLTYLAPSLIMPLFNKFTPMPEGETKQAIEALGDKCGFPLDGVFVMDGSKRSTKANAFFTGLGKRKKIALFDTLMEKHSEPELLSVLAHEIGHFRCGHIKQRLVVGILQMAVIFFLLGLATDPTGKFSRLLFDAFGVERISPHVGLVLFGILLEPVSKLLSVFANAWSRKHEFEADAYAKKVTGDHHPLEEALKKLSADHLSHPTPAPLRVWLDYSHPPLLTRLAAMRRA, encoded by the coding sequence ATGACCGACTGGAATTTTCTCACGATCACGATCATGATCGCCCTCTTCGCCCTCTGGAAGTTGGAATTCGCGGCGACCATCCTGAACCTGAAATCATTCCCATCAAAGGTTCCCGCCGATCTGGAAGGGGTGATGGACTCCGGCAAGCTGGAAAATGCCCGCGCATACCTGATTGCGAACTCCCGCTTCCATCTGGTCGAATCCATGGCCTCGCTGGTCGTGCTGCTCGTCTTCTGGCTGGCAGGAGGCTTCAACTGGCTGGACGAAGTGGCCCGCTCCATGGGCGGCAACGAGGTGGTCACCGGACTCATTTTCCTGTCCCTGCTCATGCTCGGCCAGTCGCTGGCCTCCCTGCCCTTCCAGATCTACGGCACCTTCGTGATCGAGCAGAAATTCGGCTTCAACCGTTCCACCCCCGCCGTGTTCCTCATGGACCGGCTGAAAGGGCTGCTGCTCGCCGTGGTGCTGGGCCTGCCCATCGGCGCGGCGGTGTTGTGGATCTTCGGCAACGTGCCGCACGCCTGGCTGTGGGCCTGGGCCATCGTCACGGCTTTCCAGCTCCTGCTCACCTACCTGGCCCCGTCCCTCATCATGCCGCTGTTCAACAAGTTCACCCCCATGCCGGAGGGTGAAACGAAGCAGGCCATCGAAGCCCTCGGCGACAAGTGCGGGTTCCCACTGGACGGCGTCTTCGTGATGGACGGTTCCAAGCGCTCCACCAAGGCGAACGCCTTTTTCACCGGACTGGGCAAGCGGAAGAAGATCGCACTGTTCGATACTTTGATGGAGAAACATTCCGAGCCGGAACTGCTTTCCGTGCTCGCCCATGAGATCGGCCATTTCCGCTGCGGACATATCAAGCAGCGGCTGGTGGTCGGCATCCTCCAGATGGCGGTCATTTTTTTCCTGCTGGGCCTCGCCACGGATCCGACGGGGAAATTCTCCCGCCTTCTTTTCGACGCGTTCGGGGTTGAGCGGATCTCGCCGCATGTGGGTTTGGTCCTGTTCGGCATCCTGCTGGAGCCCGTCTCGAAGCTCCTCTCCGTCTTCGCCAACGCATGGTCACGGAAGCATGAGTTCGAGGCGGACGCGTATGCGAAAAAAGTCACCGGCGACCACCACCCCCTGGAAGAAGCGCTGAAGAAACTCTCCGCCGACCATCTTTCCCATCCCACCCCCGCCCCGCTCCGGGTCTGGCTGGACTACTCCCATCCACCGCTGCTCACCCGCCTGGCCGCGATGCGGAGGGCGTAA
- a CDS encoding aldo/keto reductase — protein MPYNRCGKSGLLLPAISLGFWHNFGHVDDFEEARRMMRRAFDRGVTHFDLANNYGPPAGSAEENVGRILVEDFIAHRDELIISTKAGHHMWHGPYGEWGSRKHLLSSLDQSLKRLRLNYVDIFYSHRPDPDTPLEETMSALATAVHSGKALYAGISKYPLKKLKKAVKILKKMGIRTLVYQPPYSILNRWPESEGILDWLLEEGIGCVVFSPLAQGMLTPKYYDGIPEGSRAARAEGFLQSSQVEAQQEKIRALGDLAAAQGTPLHHLAIQWTLRNKAVTSSIIGARTVAQLDDCLDALQSTPPDDAALEQIDAISPCERGRQAEG, from the coding sequence ATGCCCTACAACCGTTGCGGAAAGTCCGGTCTGTTGCTGCCGGCCATTTCGCTCGGTTTCTGGCACAACTTCGGCCACGTGGATGATTTCGAGGAAGCCCGCCGCATGATGCGCCGCGCCTTCGACCGGGGCGTCACCCATTTCGATCTGGCCAACAACTACGGCCCGCCCGCCGGCTCCGCGGAAGAAAACGTCGGCCGCATCCTGGTGGAGGATTTCATCGCCCACCGGGATGAACTCATCATCTCCACCAAGGCGGGCCACCACATGTGGCACGGCCCCTACGGCGAGTGGGGTTCACGCAAGCATCTGCTGTCCTCGCTCGACCAGTCGCTCAAGCGCCTGCGGCTGAACTACGTGGACATCTTCTACTCCCACCGTCCGGACCCGGACACCCCGCTGGAGGAAACGATGTCCGCGCTGGCCACCGCCGTGCATTCCGGCAAGGCGCTCTACGCCGGCATCTCGAAATACCCGCTCAAGAAGCTGAAGAAGGCCGTGAAGATCCTCAAGAAGATGGGCATCCGCACCTTGGTCTATCAGCCGCCGTATTCCATCCTCAACCGCTGGCCGGAATCCGAGGGCATCCTCGACTGGCTGCTGGAGGAGGGGATCGGCTGTGTGGTCTTCAGCCCGCTCGCCCAGGGCATGCTGACGCCGAAGTATTACGACGGCATCCCGGAAGGCTCCCGCGCCGCCCGGGCGGAGGGCTTTCTCCAGAGTTCCCAGGTGGAGGCCCAGCAGGAAAAAATCCGCGCGTTGGGCGACCTCGCCGCCGCACAGGGCACGCCGCTCCACCACCTGGCCATCCAGTGGACGCTGCGGAACAAGGCGGTCACCTCCTCCATCATCGGTGCACGGACCGTCGCCCAGCTCGATGACTGCCTCGATGCGCTGCAATCCACGCCGCCCGATGATGCGGCGCTGGAACAGATCGACGCCATCAGCCCCTGCGAACGGGGCCGCCAGGCGGAGGGTTGA
- a CDS encoding elongation factor P, with product MPSVPAINLRKGHAVRHNNEVCLVTETELKTPPRMASYVQMSIRSVATKKVFNLRMTSNDSLEGVVLERTPHEYSYKDSSGYHFLDPNTYEDAIVFEDLIEGVKDYLIEGQSYTLLIADGSVVSVELPLSMVMTVAESSEGVKGDSANNVYKPATMETGLVVQVPLFINVGERINVKTEDNSYQGRAN from the coding sequence ATGCCAAGCGTACCCGCCATCAACCTCCGCAAAGGACACGCCGTCCGCCACAACAACGAGGTCTGCCTCGTCACCGAGACCGAGCTGAAGACGCCTCCGCGCATGGCTTCCTACGTGCAGATGTCCATCCGCAGCGTGGCCACCAAAAAGGTGTTCAACCTCCGCATGACCTCGAACGACTCCCTCGAGGGCGTCGTCCTGGAGCGCACCCCGCACGAATATTCCTACAAGGACAGCAGCGGCTACCACTTCCTCGACCCCAACACCTACGAAGACGCCATCGTTTTCGAAGACCTCATCGAAGGCGTGAAGGACTACCTCATCGAAGGCCAGTCCTACACCCTCCTCATCGCTGACGGCTCCGTGGTTTCGGTCGAACTACCGCTTTCCATGGTCATGACCGTCGCCGAGTCCTCCGAAGGCGTGAAGGGCGACTCCGCCAACAACGTGTACAAGCCAGCCACCATGGAAACCGGCCTGGTCGTCCAGGTACCCCTCTTCATCAACGTCGGCGAGCGCATCAACGTGAAGACCGAAGACAACAGCTACCAAGGCCGCGCGAACTGA
- a CDS encoding LysM peptidoglycan-binding domain-containing protein, translating to MKTTLWLTTFTMLAASPLGFSNTELEKLRALVTEQDRQIRQLEEENTKLRHMEEENIKLRAHKAGNVNPAVTNAAPAKNATTPAAAGSAVHTVKAGDTLVKISRKAGTTPEALARLNGIKDPSKLRIGQKLKLPGSHAANTGATAAAPAPAPAPANRGDTYVVRDGDTFYSIARKHKVSAESLIAANPDIKPSAMRAGQLVRLQGKPAAAPVAKASQLPAEKPAASKPAPDIMPVANHPATPAAPSPAAVPDSPAPVSQEPAKGSIKSVIIDGEMTYGEFAAKHGTQIDRLNELNGLDLLQNTVLAKGSELYVNAQP from the coding sequence ATGAAAACCACGCTGTGGCTCACCACTTTCACGATGCTCGCCGCCTCCCCCCTCGGGTTTTCCAACACGGAACTGGAGAAGCTCCGCGCCTTGGTAACCGAGCAGGACCGCCAGATCCGCCAGCTTGAGGAGGAGAACACGAAACTCCGTCACATGGAGGAGGAGAACATCAAGCTCCGTGCCCATAAGGCCGGGAACGTCAACCCTGCCGTCACCAACGCGGCTCCCGCGAAAAACGCCACCACCCCGGCCGCTGCAGGCTCCGCCGTGCACACCGTGAAAGCCGGTGACACGCTGGTCAAAATCAGCCGCAAGGCGGGGACGACCCCGGAGGCGCTCGCCCGGCTCAACGGGATCAAGGATCCTTCCAAGCTGAGGATCGGCCAGAAACTCAAGCTCCCCGGCTCCCACGCGGCCAACACCGGCGCGACCGCCGCGGCTCCCGCTCCCGCTCCCGCTCCCGCCAACCGAGGGGACACCTACGTGGTCCGCGACGGTGACACCTTCTACAGCATCGCCCGCAAGCACAAGGTCTCCGCGGAGTCCCTCATCGCCGCGAACCCGGACATCAAGCCATCCGCCATGCGGGCAGGCCAGCTCGTCCGCCTGCAGGGGAAACCCGCCGCCGCTCCGGTCGCAAAGGCGTCCCAGCTCCCGGCGGAGAAACCCGCCGCCAGCAAGCCGGCGCCTGACATCATGCCGGTGGCCAACCACCCCGCCACCCCGGCTGCCCCCTCTCCCGCTGCAGTTCCTGACAGCCCAGCCCCTGTCAGTCAGGAACCAGCGAAAGGCTCCATCAAATCCGTCATCATCGACGGTGAGATGACCTACGGGGAATTCGCCGCCAAACACGGCACGCAGATCGACCGGTTGAATGAACTCAACGGACTCGACCTGTTGCAGAACACCGTTCTGGCCAAAGGTTCGGAACTCTACGTGAACGCCCAGCCATAA
- a CDS encoding folate-binding protein YgfZ, producing the protein MSRSFRVDLGYPAILEFRGPDAVRFLNGQMTQDVKLATPDVALPSCITDAKGRLQHRVHITAMKEGVIWITAPVGTAEELEARLTKYLIADDVEVTDNSGEYQLYHLVGAPAPSAGHSLARRANRYGVEGIDLWVPVDYPIEFPATLQAISADELETFRVANGVPAWGSELVEGMLPPEAALEATDISYHKGCYIGQEVISRVKTAGKVNRNLVRLATAGNVPVEPGDILVSEEGDECGAITSVAPIADDGPRNLLGYLKRTADRDGLQVRSHGDLHPVSLR; encoded by the coding sequence ATGAGCCGCTCTTTCCGTGTTGATCTGGGCTATCCCGCCATCCTTGAGTTCCGCGGGCCGGATGCCGTGCGCTTCCTCAACGGCCAGATGACCCAGGATGTGAAGCTGGCGACGCCGGATGTGGCGCTGCCCTCTTGCATCACCGACGCGAAGGGCAGGCTCCAGCACCGCGTCCATATCACGGCGATGAAGGAGGGGGTCATCTGGATCACCGCCCCCGTCGGCACCGCCGAGGAACTGGAGGCCCGCCTGACGAAATACCTCATCGCGGATGATGTGGAGGTCACGGACAACTCGGGGGAATACCAACTCTACCACCTTGTCGGGGCTCCGGCCCCGTCCGCCGGTCACTCGCTCGCCCGCAGGGCGAACCGCTACGGTGTGGAGGGCATCGACCTATGGGTGCCGGTGGACTATCCCATCGAATTCCCGGCCACGCTTCAGGCGATCTCCGCCGATGAACTGGAAACTTTCCGGGTCGCGAATGGTGTGCCCGCCTGGGGCAGTGAACTGGTGGAGGGCATGCTGCCACCGGAAGCCGCCCTCGAAGCCACGGATATTTCCTATCACAAGGGTTGCTACATCGGTCAGGAGGTCATCTCCCGCGTGAAAACCGCCGGAAAGGTGAACCGCAACCTCGTCCGGCTGGCAACCGCCGGGAACGTCCCCGTCGAGCCGGGTGACATCCTGGTTTCGGAGGAAGGCGACGAATGCGGCGCCATCACCAGCGTCGCTCCCATCGCCGATGACGGTCCGCGCAACCTGCTGGGCTATCTCAAGCGCACCGCGGACCGTGACGGGCTGCAAGTGAGGTCGCACGGCGATCTCCATCCCGTCAGCCTGCGGTGA
- a CDS encoding NAD(P)-dependent oxidoreductase, giving the protein MPDIQRAAVLGLGIIGSRALARLREAGWRVKAWNRTPKGLPDEAATPEEAIDGAQVISIYLKDRAAVRGVMERISPCLKEGQIVLNHATVDLETTGWLAERCAERGARFLDTPFTGSKNASAGGQLVYYTGGDPALVAEVEPYLMVTAKSLLPCGGIGSATVVKLATNLISACTVQALAEALAISVKHGVFAEDFQRAVALNAHASGLSAMKLPGMATGDFDTHFSMANMWKDSSYAVTLAEQAGLNAPAIRAVSGRMRELCDDGLADLDFSALAKPYLHPDP; this is encoded by the coding sequence ATGCCCGACATCCAGAGGGCGGCGGTGCTGGGGCTGGGGATCATCGGCTCCCGCGCCTTGGCCAGGCTCCGCGAAGCGGGTTGGCGGGTGAAGGCGTGGAACCGCACGCCGAAAGGCCTGCCGGATGAGGCGGCCACCCCGGAGGAAGCGATCGACGGCGCGCAGGTGATCTCCATCTACCTGAAGGACCGCGCCGCCGTGCGCGGTGTGATGGAGCGCATTTCCCCTTGCCTCAAGGAAGGACAGATCGTGCTGAACCACGCGACGGTGGATCTGGAGACCACCGGATGGCTGGCGGAGCGCTGCGCGGAACGCGGTGCCCGGTTTCTCGATACCCCGTTCACCGGGAGCAAGAATGCGTCAGCAGGCGGCCAGCTCGTCTACTACACCGGCGGGGACCCCGCGCTGGTGGCGGAGGTGGAGCCGTACCTCATGGTCACGGCGAAGTCCCTGCTGCCCTGCGGTGGCATCGGCTCCGCCACCGTGGTGAAGCTGGCGACGAACCTCATCTCCGCCTGCACGGTGCAGGCGCTCGCGGAGGCACTGGCCATCTCCGTGAAACATGGCGTCTTCGCGGAGGACTTCCAGCGGGCCGTGGCGCTCAACGCGCATGCCTCCGGTCTCAGCGCCATGAAGCTGCCGGGCATGGCGACGGGGGATTTCGACACCCACTTCTCCATGGCGAACATGTGGAAGGACAGCAGCTATGCCGTGACGCTGGCGGAGCAGGCCGGGCTGAACGCCCCCGCCATCCGCGCCGTCTCCGGCCGCATGAGGGAGCTTTGTGACGACGGCCTCGCGGATCTGGATTTCTCCGCGCTGGCGAAACCTTATCTTCATCCTGATCCATGA
- a CDS encoding histidine triad nucleotide-binding protein encodes MADKTLFQKICDKEIPADIVHEDDLCVAFRDISPQAPVHILIVPRKPIPRIAAATAEDAATLGHLLLTAGNIARSEGIVDTGFRVAINNGPHGGETVPHLHVHLLGGRPLQWPPG; translated from the coding sequence ATGGCTGATAAGACGTTGTTCCAGAAAATCTGCGACAAGGAGATCCCCGCTGACATCGTCCACGAGGACGACCTCTGCGTCGCCTTCCGGGACATTTCCCCGCAGGCTCCGGTCCACATCCTCATCGTCCCGCGCAAGCCCATCCCGCGGATCGCGGCCGCGACGGCGGAGGACGCCGCCACGCTGGGCCACCTCCTCCTCACCGCCGGAAACATCGCCCGCAGCGAGGGCATCGTGGACACCGGCTTCCGCGTCGCCATCAACAACGGCCCGCACGGTGGTGAAACGGTCCCCCATCTCCATGTCCACCTTCTCGGCGGACGTCCGCTCCAGTGGCCACCCGGCTGA
- a CDS encoding alpha/beta fold hydrolase, with the protein MKRFLSLILAVFSMSSVHAGEAGLVKPVATHAVLVHGIFEDGRRFKKMKARLESHGIRCIAPKLIHHDGIGGLDFLAEHLKKDIDEAFGKDEKIILIGFSMGGMVSRHYLQQLGGASRCATFITISSPHHGTAAAWAFPSEGAVQMRAGSEFLADLARTEHRLGKMPVISYRTPLDVIILPAENSIWERAENVAFNIPAHPMMIQSEKVIADIERRILSSPAR; encoded by the coding sequence ATGAAACGCTTCCTTTCCCTGATCCTCGCCGTCTTCTCCATGTCCTCCGTCCATGCAGGGGAGGCGGGCTTGGTAAAACCCGTGGCCACCCACGCGGTCCTCGTCCACGGCATTTTCGAGGATGGGAGGCGTTTCAAGAAAATGAAGGCACGGCTGGAGAGCCACGGCATCCGCTGCATCGCCCCGAAGCTCATCCACCACGATGGCATCGGCGGCCTTGATTTCCTGGCGGAGCATCTGAAGAAGGACATCGATGAAGCCTTCGGAAAGGATGAGAAGATCATCCTCATCGGCTTCAGCATGGGAGGGATGGTTTCCCGGCACTACCTCCAGCAGCTCGGTGGCGCCTCACGCTGCGCCACCTTCATCACCATCTCGTCCCCCCACCACGGCACCGCCGCCGCATGGGCCTTCCCCAGCGAGGGAGCCGTGCAGATGCGCGCCGGCAGCGAGTTTCTCGCGGATCTCGCCCGCACGGAACACCGCCTCGGGAAGATGCCCGTCATTTCCTACCGCACGCCTCTGGATGTGATCATCCTGCCTGCGGAAAACTCCATCTGGGAGAGGGCGGAGAACGTCGCCTTCAACATCCCCGCCCACCCGATGATGATCCAGTCGGAGAAAGTCATCGCGGACATCGAGCGGAGGATTCTTTCTTCCCCCGCCAGGTAA
- the zigA gene encoding zinc metallochaperone GTPase ZigA gives MPKLPVTILSGFLGAGKTTVLNHILHNRAGRKVAVIVNDMSEVNVDAESVRRGDAALSRSEEKLVEMSNGCICCTLREDLMLEVSRLAREGRFDALLIESTGVSEPMPVAETFTFTDEAGRSLSDVAEIDCMVTVVDAPNFLRDYGSGERLEDRGQAIGGEDQRTLVDLLADQIEFANLIVINKTDCVTTGELSTVEGMVRALNPRAKVIQTSHGEIPPDQILGTGLYSQAEAETFPGWLDSLVHHTPETEEYGIGNFVYERRRPFHPARFHDLINHEWPGVIRSKGLFWLASRPDHAGFWSQAGALARNQHAGLFWAAVPEKQRPSDPGSRETLRRSWREPWGDRRQEIVLIGQGLDRERLEGLLDGALLSDQEFAAGPDHWTRMPDPFGKWSS, from the coding sequence ATGCCGAAACTTCCCGTGACCATCCTCTCCGGATTCCTCGGAGCTGGAAAAACCACCGTCCTCAACCACATCCTCCACAACCGTGCCGGGAGGAAAGTCGCCGTGATCGTCAATGACATGAGCGAAGTGAATGTGGACGCGGAATCCGTGCGGCGGGGGGATGCGGCACTGTCCCGCTCCGAGGAAAAGCTCGTGGAAATGTCGAACGGGTGCATCTGCTGCACGCTCCGCGAGGATCTCATGCTGGAGGTTTCGCGGCTCGCGCGCGAAGGGCGCTTCGATGCCCTGCTCATCGAATCCACCGGCGTCTCCGAACCGATGCCCGTGGCGGAGACATTCACCTTCACGGATGAAGCGGGCCGCTCGCTTTCCGATGTGGCGGAGATCGACTGCATGGTCACCGTGGTGGATGCGCCGAACTTTCTCCGGGACTACGGCTCGGGCGAACGTCTGGAGGATCGTGGCCAGGCCATCGGCGGGGAGGACCAGCGCACGCTGGTGGATCTGCTGGCGGATCAGATCGAGTTCGCGAACCTCATTGTCATCAACAAGACCGATTGCGTGACCACCGGGGAACTCTCCACCGTGGAGGGGATGGTCCGTGCGCTGAACCCGCGGGCGAAGGTGATCCAGACTTCCCATGGGGAAATCCCCCCGGACCAGATCCTCGGCACCGGCCTTTATTCGCAGGCGGAAGCGGAGACATTCCCCGGTTGGCTGGATTCGCTGGTGCACCACACGCCGGAGACGGAGGAGTATGGCATCGGCAACTTCGTCTATGAACGCCGCCGTCCGTTCCACCCCGCGCGTTTCCATGACCTGATCAACCATGAATGGCCCGGTGTGATCCGCTCGAAGGGACTTTTCTGGCTGGCTTCCCGGCCGGATCACGCCGGGTTCTGGTCGCAGGCCGGAGCGCTCGCCCGCAACCAGCATGCGGGACTGTTCTGGGCGGCGGTGCCTGAGAAGCAACGGCCGTCGGATCCCGGCTCCCGGGAGACGCTCCGGCGGTCGTGGAGGGAGCCGTGGGGGGACCGGCGGCAGGAGATCGTCCTCATCGGGCAGGGTCTCGACCGGGAACGCCTCGAAGGCCTGCTCGATGGCGCGTTGCTTTCGGATCAGGAATTCGCCGCGGGGCCGGATCATTGGACGCGGATGCCGGACCCGTTCGGGAAATGGTCATCGTAG